The sequence GCCGACCTCGATCTCCAGGACGATCTTGCCCTTGGCGGCCTCGGTGAGCAGCTGCTCGGCGATCTCCAGGTTCTCCGCCACCGGTACGGCGGAGCCGTCCCACATGTGCGACTGGAACAGCGGCTCCTCGCCCCGCTGCACCCGCTCCTGGGAGATGCCCATCAGCGGCCGGACGAACTTGTCCAGCTTCTCCTTCGGGCAGTGGTCGGTGTGCAGCGCGATGTTCACCGGGTAGTTCTTCGCCACCTCGTGGGCGTACTTGGCGAACGCGACCGCACCGCTGACCATGTCCTTCACGGACGGGCCGGAGAGGTACTCGGCGCCACCGGTGGAAACCTGGATGATGCCGTCGCTCTCCGCGTCGGCGAAGCCCTTGAGCGCCGCGTTCAGCGTCTGCGAGGACGTCACGTTGATCGCGGGGTACGCGAACCGGCCGGCCTTGGCCCGGTCCAGCATCTCCGCGTAAGCCTCGGGGGAAGCGATGGGCATGTCGAACGCTCCTTACTTACCGCTCTCGGCCGTGCAGGCCGCTGTCTTCCTTGGATGCGCCGGACCGCGCTGTCCACCGCCGGCAGTATCCCGTAGATGGCGGCGACGGGCACAACCGACCCGGGAACGGCTCACCGGGCCTCCCGCCGGTCCGGCACGACGATGCTGATCAGCCAGCTCACCACGGCCACCACGATGGCCCCCCAGAAGGCGGCCCAGAAGCCCCGGACGTGGAACGGCAGGTGCAGCACCTGGGCGATCCAGTTGGTGAGCAGGAACAGCAGGGCGTTGACCACGAGCGCGAACAGCCCGAGGGTGAGCAGGTAGAACACGCAGCCGAGCACCTTGATGACCGGCTTGAGCACCGCGTTGACCACACCGAAGATGAGCGCCACCACGACCAGGGTCAGCGCCGTGCTCGCGATGTTACGGCCCGTCACCTCCACTCCGGGCACGATCAGGGTGGTGATCCACAGCGCGAGCGCAGTGATCGCCAGTCGGATCAGGAAGCCCACGCCCCCATCCTGGCATCGGGCCTCTCGGCGAGAGGGACAATCCGCCGACTCGGCGGGGGTGTCGCCGACCGGCCGGTCCGCAGGGCCGACTCGCCGGAGCCGGTGCCGATCGGCCCGGCACCGAGCGGGGAGCGGACCCAGCCCGTACGGTGTGGTGGTGACTGTCCGCACCGAGATCCAGGGAGGGACGATGGGTCATCCCGACGAGGACTTCGCCCCGAGCGACCACCTCGCTCCGGAGGAGCGGGATCTGGAGGCGGAACCGGCCGACGCGGTCGAGCAGGCGGCGATGATCATCCCCGAGGACGGCGAGACCGAGCCGTACCGCGGCCTGGAGGTCGGCGACTGGGACGCGGTGGAGCAGGCCCGGGTGGTCGTCGCCGACGAGGACGACTACCGCTGACGCGGCGGGAAGGGGCGTCCGCCCCTCCCCGTTCACAGTCAGCGCAGCCGGGTGGCCTGCGCGGGGTGGGCGGTGATCCACTCGCCCAGCCGGTCGGTGCGCAGCGCGTCGAGGAAGCCTGGCCCGAGGACCGGATCGAGTTCGAAGCGGACGTCCCCCGACTTCTCCAGGTGCGTCCCGGGCGGGAGGAGCCCGACCGGCTCCGCGGTCGCCGCCTTCGCGGCCGCCAGCCCCAGTGCCGGCAGGGAACTGCCGCCAGTGTCCG comes from Micromonospora viridifaciens and encodes:
- a CDS encoding phage holin family protein, whose product is MGFLIRLAITALALWITTLIVPGVEVTGRNIASTALTLVVVALIFGVVNAVLKPVIKVLGCVFYLLTLGLFALVVNALLFLLTNWIAQVLHLPFHVRGFWAAFWGAIVVAVVSWLISIVVPDRREAR